The nucleotide window TCCATGTATCATTGTCTGGTCGAGGAAGTTGACGTGTTGCCTGAGGCTGCTTGGGAACATAAAGCGTTTTAAAACAATTCCAAGCCAGGACGTAAGCTGTAACAGTCTCTGGAGATAAGCCAGCATTTTCCAAAGACTCTACCAAACGCTTTTGACTAATTTTCCGCAACATTCCCCATTCTGTACAGATATCAATTTCGCCGCGTTGACGCAAAGTTTCGCGGATGACGCTACCAAAAATGACACTGGCGTAGTTTTTTAAGATAAAGCCTTGATTAGGATTGAAACCTTTGAGGACTTTATCGACAGAAGCGATCGCCATTTGAAAACAATCTGGTAACTTATATTGAGTACTGCTAAAACTAGCAGATGTTTTTTGGGATGTCCAATAGCAGACTTCTTGTAAATAAGCAATCAGATGTTCTTTGGCTAGTTTCTCTACCCGTTTTTCAGGGATATAATTATACCAATAAAGTACCCAAAAATTTTCGGAAGTTTCTTGTGGCGTTTTGTTTACACAACTTTGCATACTGCGACGCAGTTTACTATCCGTCGCCCAACCGTGAAAGCGATCGCCATTAAATTGCACAAAAGTTGAAAATATGGAAATAATACTTTGTCTTGGATGCATAAAACACAATATCTCGACCTATGCAAGGAGTGCAAGCGTTAAAAGACGCCTGCACAAACTTTACTACAACCAATGAGAATCATGTTTCGGCTTAAAGTTAAATATTTAGAAATTTTGAAAATTGATAATTGGTAATGGGGAAAAAGGTAATTGGTAATTGGGAACGTGGGCTTTTCCCCTTTCCCCATTACCCATTACCCATTCTCCATTACCCATTCCCCATTCTCCAACGCACGGAAATATTAAGATTTCAATACACTTAATTAAAATGTGTCCAATCGGTGTAAGTACTAGTCGTTCAAATCAAGTTAAAAAAACAGATACAGGCAAGCTGTGGTTAATGCTTGTGGGAGTCAATAAATATCAAGATAAAGGACTCCCGATCCTAAATTATTCATCTGTCGATTGTCAGGGTTTAGCGGATGCTTTAACTGGTGCTACCACACAGTTTCTGCAAAAAGAGGTGAAAATTCATCACGATTTTGCTTCTTTACCACCTTCAAAGGAGAATGTGCGCGTTAGTCTCCAAGAAATTACCGCTGCTGCTAAACCGCAGGATATGGTTTTATTTTATTTCTCCGGACACGGAATGTTAGAACCAAATTCTCAGGAAGTCTTTTTATGTTTAGCAGATACGCAAAAATCAAACTTGAAAAATACGGGTTTAAAATTACAAGAACTATTACAATTGTTAGATAATTGTCCAGCGCAGAATCAGTTAGTTTGGCTGGATGCTTGTCATAGCGGTGGAATGACGCTGAGGGGAACAATTAAAGAACCGCTGTTGAACCCGACAACGCAATTAGTAGAGGTATTACAGCGAACTGCTGCAAAAAGTAAAGGTTTTTATGCTTTGCTTTCTTGCGATAATAATCAGCAATCTTGGGAATTTCCCGAACTGGGACACGGGGTTTTTAGTTATTATTTAATGCGCGGGTTAAATGGTGAAGCGGCAGATTCAAAGGGGGTAATTTCTGCTGATGGACTTTATCGCTATGTTTATCATCAAACGTTGCAATATATTGATAAAACTAATCAACAATTACGATTAATTAATCAGCAGAGAAGAGGCAAAGGAGACACTCAGCTTGAGCGCGAATATCCTTTACAAACTCCTAAACGAATTGTTGAAGGAGTTGGGGAACTCATTTTAGGAGTTAGGCAAGAAAAAGCTGATGATGATGTGCATCGCCGATTGGGGATAGTCGTAGAGGGACTATCAGGAAGTACGACAACTTTAGATATTAGCAAGTTTTTGGGTAACGTTGGCGGTTTTAACTTGGAATATTTGCAAGCGACAAAAGCTGCCGGTGATGATGTGCGTTCATCGATCGCTCGTCTTTTACACTCCCCTGAA belongs to Tolypothrix sp. NIES-4075 and includes:
- a CDS encoding sigma-70 family RNA polymerase sigma factor; this encodes MHPRQSIISIFSTFVQFNGDRFHGWATDSKLRRSMQSCVNKTPQETSENFWVLYWYNYIPEKRVEKLAKEHLIAYLQEVCYWTSQKTSASFSSTQYKLPDCFQMAIASVDKVLKGFNPNQGFILKNYASVIFGSVIRETLRQRGEIDICTEWGMLRKISQKRLVESLENAGLSPETVTAYVLAWNCFKTLYVPKQPQATRQLPRPDNDTWSAIAQAYNSQSSQKVTSQILETWLLTCAKHARNYLYPPSASINVSPAGQDTNEWIDNLAGEVDSVLTQIITQQEEQTRISQQSEINKVLAAAVAQLEPEAQQILQLYYSQGLTQQQIAKELVLQQYTVSRRLTKAREILLRNLAKWSSEKLHISVTPDLLKNMSTVMEEWLQAYYSESPY